DNA from Aggregatimonas sangjinii:
GTACCGCCAAAAATTTTAAGGTAACGAGAAATATTATACTTAAGACAATAAAACCATAACGTAGGGCGTTGTCCTGCATACTCCAATTTTTGAATTTCAAGGCGAACAGTGCGATCTTGGCATTCAAGAGAAAGGCACTTAAAAGCGTAAGGCCTATCAAAAACCATTGGTTGAGGATGATTTCGTTGAGCAGTTCGCTGTGCTGATATTGTAGAATCAACGGTAAGGAAAGAATCAGCAACGCATTGGCTGGTGTCGGCAACCCGATAAACGAAGTCGTTTGGTTCTCATCTATATTGAACTTCGCCAAGCGATAGGCCGATGCCATAGTAATTAGAAAACCAACAAAGGGCAATGGGGCCAATTTCATACCCGTCCACATGATGGCATCGGTCATTTCATTCTGAAAATCCAGATTCCACCCTCCGGACATCGACATCCCTAAAAGTTGAAACATGACGATTCCCGGCACCAATCCGCTGGTAATCATATCGGCAAGCGAATCGAGTTGTAAACCTAATTCGCTCTTTACATCGAGCAGTCGGGCTGCCATACCATCGAAGAAATCGAAAACGATTCCCAGAAAAACGAATAGGGCGGCCAGTTCCATCTGATTTAACACGGCAAAAACGGCTGCCACACAGCCACTAAAGACATTGAGTAACGTTATACCATTGGGAATATGCTTTTTCATTGGTCGGTCTTTCAGTAACACGAAGTGCTTTCGGTAAAAATAATAAACTAGAAAGTACCGTTGGCAACACAGCATCAAATAATATTTATTCGCATATTTGTTCCTCAGCACTCAACTTGCATAGTAATGCGTTCTAAAATCGCTTTGATTTTTATCGGCTTCCTTTGGGGAGTTGTTGGTTTTTGCCAACAAACCGAACTCTCGCCGTTGAGCAAGGTGAGCGTGCTTACTGTGGGTACCGCAGACGAATTACATTCCAAATTCGGGCATAGCGCCATTCGCATTGTAGACCCGACCGTCGGATTGGATATCGTTTATAATTACGGGATGTTCGATTTTGACGATCCTGATTTCTATATAAAATTTACCCATGGCAAACTTGATTATCGTATCGCGAAGGAATCCTTTCCACATTTTATCCGCACCTACGAATATGAAAACCGCTGGGTAAAGGAGCAAGTACTCGACTTGCAAAATGCCGATAAAGAGGCACTCCTTTCATTTCTCGAAAATAACTTACGGCCCGAGAACAGATACTACAAATACGATTTTCTTTTTGATAACTGCGCCACGCGTATACCTGACGCACTTCAGAAAGCAACTGCCGGCGAGCTGGTATTTAGGGAAAATCATTTGGAGAAACGGTACACCTTTCGGGAATTGATCCATCAAAATTTAAAGGTGAATTCGTGGTCAAATTTTGGAATTGATTTGGCGCTCGGATCGGTCATCGATAAGGAAGCGACCGCTTATCAACATATGTTTTTACCACATTATGTTTTCGATCAGCTGAACAACACCGCAATTAACGGTAAATCTTTGGTGTCTTCACAGCAAGAACTATTGGCACAAAGGTCTGAGAAGGCTAAATCAAATTTTTTGGCCTCCCCCCTATTCTGGCTTCCCGTCCTCATGGTACTGGTCATGGCAATTACCTATTTCGATAATAAAAAACTACGCAGAAGTCGCTGGATCGATTTTTTTCTATTTTTTGTAACCGGTATTGCCGGAGCCGTGGTGCTTTTTCTCTGGTTTGCTACCGATCACCAAGCCACTAAGATCAATTTTAATTTTTTATGGGCCTTTGCCCCTAATCTGATTTTAGCGTTTGTACTCCTTAAAAAGCGATTTCCGAACTGGCTGAAACTATATATCGCTGTACTTTTAGCCCTTTTAGGAGCCGTTCCTTTACTGTGGATCTTCAAAATCCAGGTATTTTCTCCATTAATTCTATTTATACTCGTCTCCTTGTGCATTCGATACCTATTTTTGCTGAAACTATCGAAAATGGATAATACCGAGCGTATTGTGATCGATTAGGGATTTCCATTAATTAGCTCGATTAAAATTAGTAATCAATAACGTTTGAACCCACTTGCGGTGGGCAGGCTTGAATACAATAAATGAACCTCCTCACAGTAGAAAATATATCAAAATCTTTCGGCGAACGTATACTTTTCGAGCAACTTTCCTTTGGAATCAATAAAGACCAGAAAATAGCATTGATCGCCAAGAACGGTACCGGGAAGACTTCTATCCTCAACATTCTGTCCGGAGCGGATGCGCCAGATTCCGGCCAGGTAAATTACCGAAAAGGCATTCGCACCTCTTTTTTGGAACAAGAACCGGATTTGGACCCGTTGTTAACGGTTGAAGAGACTATTTTCGCTTCCGACAATGAGATTTTGCAGGTCATTTCCAATTATGAAAAGGCCTTGAAAAACCCAGAGGACGCAGACGCTTACCAAGCGGCTTTCGAAGCGATGGAACGTTTCGCGGCTTGGGATTTTGAAACCCAATACAAACAGATCTTATCCAAACTAAAACTGGACGACCTGCACACAAAGGTATCCGTTTTATCGGGTGGGCAGAAGAAACGTTTGGCGTTGGCGAACGCCCTTATCAATCGGCCAGACCTCTTGATTCTTGATGAACCGACCAACCACCTGGATCTCGAAATGATCGAATGGTTGGAAGAATATTTTGCCAAGGAAAGCATGACCCTCTTTATGGTAACGCATGACCGGTATTTTTTGGAGCGGGTATGCAATGAGATCATCGAATTGGAAAATGGCACACTATACCCCTACAAGGGCAACTATTCATACTATTTGGAAAAGAAGGAGGCCCGCATAGAACAAGAGAATGTTGAGCATCACAAATCGAAGCAACTCTTTAAAAAAGAACTCGATTGGATGCGCCGCCAACCCAAGGCCCGAACCACCAAGTCAAAATCAAGAATCGATGATTTTCAGGCGATAAAAGACAAGGCCGGCATGCGTAGAAAAGACCATCAGGTACAGCTTGAAATTAATATGGAGCGTGTAGGTAGCAAAATTCTGGAACTGCACAAATTGGTGAAAGCCTATCCTGAAAAACCGATTTTGAATAAATTCGATTATGTTTTCTCCAAAGGCGAACGCGTCGGTATCATTGGTAAAAACGGAACTGGGAAAACGACTTTTTTGAATATCCTCACGGGAGTCGACCAGCCTGATGCGGGTAAGGTTATCGTTGGAGACACCATCAAATTCGGTTATTATACCCAAAAAGGCATCGACATCAAGGAAGGACAAAAAGTCATTGATGTCATACGGGAATTCGGGGATTATATCCCGTTGATGAAAGGGCGCCAGATATCGGCGCAGCAGCTGTTGGAACGTTTTTTGTTCGACAGGAAAAAACAGTACGATTTTGTCGATAAGCTCAGCGGTGGTGAACGCAAGCGATTGTATTTATGCACCGTATTGATACAAAATCCGAACTTTCTGATACTTGACGAACCAACGAACGATCTCGATATTGTTACCTTGAACGTTTTGGAAAGTTTTTTATTGGATTTTCCCGGCTGCGTCATCGTAGTATCCCACGACCGCTATTTTATGGATAAGATCGTGGACCACCTCTTAGTGTTTCGGGGGGATGCCATCATTGAAGATTTTCCCGGGAATTATTCCGATTTCAGGGCTTATGAAGACAGCGCCGTTATCGAGACACGAATCGAAAAGGAAAAACAGAACAATGCGGCCAAGGCTGTTAAAAAAAGTTGGAAACAGGAAGATGACAAAACCCAACTATCGTATGCCCAGCAAAAGGAATACAAACAGTTGGAAAAGGATATTCAGAAACTGGAATTTAAAAAAGGAGAGATAGAACAGCAATTCGTATCTGGCGACCTTTCCGGTGATGATATTGCCGAACTCTCGAAGGCCTTAAAGGAAATAGCCGATGGTATCGAGACAAAAACCGAGCGCTGGTTCGAACTATCGGCCATGATGGAATAGTCTTTTACTGGCTTATACTGCAATTTCCCTTGACTTGATGCTACTGACGGTAATTGTAAGTAAACAATCGTGACCACCTAATTTTGAAAAAAATCATGGTTGTGAAGTAGAGATCGGACACTTAAAATTTTGTGAGTTGCATAGCATATTGGCATACCTGAAACACATTCTAATCGCCACCAACCAACATGGGGTGCACTCCCCCTTTGTATATGACTACCTTACCAAGTGTTTATATGTTAAACACCAACGTTCGAAACAGAAGTACATCAACATTTTTCTAAAGAGCATCCGTTACTTCAATACGAAAACATTACTCATCGTTTCCGATTCAAATGGATTAAAGCAAATAGCGATCCAGGAATTTCCGGAGCTGCAATTCGGCGTACCTCCATACGATATGGTCTTTACGGAAGCATCCGACCCCAAAGAAATTTCAGAAATACTCCTAAAAAACAAAGAGATACATAATGACACGGTGCTTGTCGTCAATAACATCCATAAATCGAAAGCGACCGAATTGGTTTGGAAGCAGCTTCAATACGATAGAAAAGTAACCGTAACCATAGACTTATTTTATTGCGGAATGGTTTTTTTCAGAAAGGAACAGGCAAAGGAGCATTTTAAGATTCGGATTTAATCCCTTAATTTTAAATTTCAATAGGTATATTATGGGGCAAAATACAATTTACATTATTCTAGGGGTCCTGGCGGCGATATACCTGTTTATCTCCATGTCTAACAGAAGACGCTTAAAAGACCGGAAATCCCGCAAGTTTATGGACGAATATAAGCGCAAAAAGAAAGACACCCAACAGTAGAGCCAGAGGCTTTCAGGCTTAACATTGCGCTAAAAATCAAACCTTCCGATATTATTTATTCATAAGCTTTTAAACTTTTTATACCTCGAAATTTATCAATGAAAATATACACTAAGACAGGCGATAATGGCACTACTGCACTCTACGGAGGCACAAGGGTACCTAAACACCATATACGCATCAATAGTTATGGCACCGTAGACGAACTCAACTCCTGGTTGGGCCTAATACGCGATCAAAACATCGACCGGCATTCGGCCCAAATACTTACCCAGATACAACATAAACTTTTTACCGTAGGTGCCATCCTCGCGACCGAACCGAAGAAAGCGAGATTAAAGAACGGAAGCGACCGTTTGAATATTCCAAGAATCGCAAATGCGGATATTACGCTACTTGAAAAGGAAATGGATGCAATGGATGAAGACCTGCCCCCGATGACCCACTTTATTCTTCCTGGTGGGCATACCACTGTGTCATACTGTCATATTGCACGCACCGTATGCAGGCGTGCAGAGCGTATGGTTACACTACTGCATGAAGAAGAACCTTTTGATGACACGGTTCTCACCTACATGAACCGTCTCTCGGACTATCTGTTCGTATTGGCACGAAAATTGTCCAAAGATTTAAAGGCGAACGAAATAAAATGGATTCCTGAGAAAAAAAGCTAATAATATTCCTATTTCGTCGTTATCAAAATATCAATGGCAGAAAAATGTTGATAAGTTACACGAAATCAAGTAAAAAAAACTTGCTCTTGTGCTTAGAAAAATTACTTTTGCAAAAATTAAAAATCAAACTATTACCATGTATTGGACATTAGAACTCGCATCCTATTTAAGTGATGCACCCTGGCCCGCTACCAAAGACGAATTAATAGATTACTCTATTAGAACCGGAGCACCTCTAGAGGTGGTCGAGAACTTACAGTCTATGGAGGAAGAAGGCGGCGAAATATACGAATCTATCGAGGAGATTTGGCCAGACTACCCGACGGAGGAGGACTACCTCTGGAACGAGGATGAATACTAAAGAATACCGGCAACCGGTAGGCGAAAAATACTTTTAAAAAGTCCCTTTAGGGGCTTTTTTTTGTGCCTGAACGAAAGGTAACCGTTTTGAACCATAAAAGTTCAAAGACCATAAATGTTGGCTTCACTGTTTCCTTCTGCAATAACAAATCGCTATGAGCATCCTCCCCAAGCTTAAAGGCTATCTTCCGATTCCCGAGGATATTCAGAAGGCAACTTACCATGCCAATAGCGGTCAACTGAAAATAATAGGCGTATTTCAAAACCGTCTCTCAGACTCCTTCAAACTTTTTCTGTAATTTTGGCAGCTAGTGGTCTTTTTTACGCCATTCGCATAAAACGGAATGCCTTTTGACAAAACAAGAGAGGTGCGAACCGATTTCCGTGTAGCAAAA
Protein-coding regions in this window:
- a CDS encoding CDP-alcohol phosphatidyltransferase family protein, which encodes MKKHIPNGITLLNVFSGCVAAVFAVLNQMELAALFVFLGIVFDFFDGMAARLLDVKSELGLQLDSLADMITSGLVPGIVMFQLLGMSMSGGWNLDFQNEMTDAIMWTGMKLAPLPFVGFLITMASAYRLAKFNIDENQTTSFIGLPTPANALLILSLPLILQYQHSELLNEIILNQWFLIGLTLLSAFLLNAKIALFALKFKNWSMQDNALRYGFIVLSIIFLVTLKFLAVPLIILCYILSSVIANAFSK
- a CDS encoding DUF2795 domain-containing protein, yielding MYWTLELASYLSDAPWPATKDELIDYSIRTGAPLEVVENLQSMEEEGGEIYESIEEIWPDYPTEEDYLWNEDEY
- a CDS encoding ABC-F family ATP-binding cassette domain-containing protein, translated to MNLLTVENISKSFGERILFEQLSFGINKDQKIALIAKNGTGKTSILNILSGADAPDSGQVNYRKGIRTSFLEQEPDLDPLLTVEETIFASDNEILQVISNYEKALKNPEDADAYQAAFEAMERFAAWDFETQYKQILSKLKLDDLHTKVSVLSGGQKKRLALANALINRPDLLILDEPTNHLDLEMIEWLEEYFAKESMTLFMVTHDRYFLERVCNEIIELENGTLYPYKGNYSYYLEKKEARIEQENVEHHKSKQLFKKELDWMRRQPKARTTKSKSRIDDFQAIKDKAGMRRKDHQVQLEINMERVGSKILELHKLVKAYPEKPILNKFDYVFSKGERVGIIGKNGTGKTTFLNILTGVDQPDAGKVIVGDTIKFGYYTQKGIDIKEGQKVIDVIREFGDYIPLMKGRQISAQQLLERFLFDRKKQYDFVDKLSGGERKRLYLCTVLIQNPNFLILDEPTNDLDIVTLNVLESFLLDFPGCVIVVSHDRYFMDKIVDHLLVFRGDAIIEDFPGNYSDFRAYEDSAVIETRIEKEKQNNAAKAVKKSWKQEDDKTQLSYAQQKEYKQLEKDIQKLEFKKGEIEQQFVSGDLSGDDIAELSKALKEIADGIETKTERWFELSAMME
- a CDS encoding DUF4105 domain-containing protein, translated to MRSKIALIFIGFLWGVVGFCQQTELSPLSKVSVLTVGTADELHSKFGHSAIRIVDPTVGLDIVYNYGMFDFDDPDFYIKFTHGKLDYRIAKESFPHFIRTYEYENRWVKEQVLDLQNADKEALLSFLENNLRPENRYYKYDFLFDNCATRIPDALQKATAGELVFRENHLEKRYTFRELIHQNLKVNSWSNFGIDLALGSVIDKEATAYQHMFLPHYVFDQLNNTAINGKSLVSSQQELLAQRSEKAKSNFLASPLFWLPVLMVLVMAITYFDNKKLRRSRWIDFFLFFVTGIAGAVVLFLWFATDHQATKINFNFLWAFAPNLILAFVLLKKRFPNWLKLYIAVLLALLGAVPLLWIFKIQVFSPLILFILVSLCIRYLFLLKLSKMDNTERIVID
- a CDS encoding cob(I)yrinic acid a,c-diamide adenosyltransferase, with protein sequence MKIYTKTGDNGTTALYGGTRVPKHHIRINSYGTVDELNSWLGLIRDQNIDRHSAQILTQIQHKLFTVGAILATEPKKARLKNGSDRLNIPRIANADITLLEKEMDAMDEDLPPMTHFILPGGHTTVSYCHIARTVCRRAERMVTLLHEEEPFDDTVLTYMNRLSDYLFVLARKLSKDLKANEIKWIPEKKS